In the genome of Entelurus aequoreus isolate RoL-2023_Sb linkage group LG08, RoL_Eaeq_v1.1, whole genome shotgun sequence, one region contains:
- the bloc1s4 gene encoding biogenesis of lysosome-related organelles complex 1 subunit 4 has protein sequence MEHRRVDRVGLLSPLEESSAEISRDSGIVSQSASSLSMVSDILSSGTVSQSPSFGAAANVVSPSSSPRDAEHDQRQDDEDLTQTALAYSSYVRATAGEEILFLEKSLEEMLTRVDEFVGMLDMIRTDTSQIVNENLPQIQQKSEEMRQMYRRIDNLEGFVKMVGANISSMEEQVTQAEGELGSLPGAFKKILRTMSVPGFLNKPNSQRRAVPHQRQEIPRVFRTDDYITSQPEQ, from the exons ATGGAGCACCGTCGCGTGGACAGGGTGGGCCTCCTGTCCCCCCTGGAGGAGTCGAGCGCCGAGATCAGCCGAGACAGCGGCATCGTCTCGCAAAGTGCCAGCAGCCTGTCGATGGTGAGCGACATCCTCAGCAGCGGCACCGTGTCACAGAGTCCCAGCTTCGGCGCGGCGGCTAACGTCGTCTCGCCCAGTTCGAGCCCCCGCGACGCCGAGCACGACCAGCGGCAGGACGACGAGGACCTGACCCAGACGGCCCTCGCGTATTCCTCCTACGTGAGAGCGACGGCCGGGGAGGAG ATTCTGTTCTTGGAGAAAAGCCTAGAGGAAATGCTGACAAGAGTGGACGAGTTTGTCGGCATGCTAGATATG ATCCGTACTGATACTTCCCAGATAGTGAATGAAAACCTACCTCAAATCCAGCAGAAGTCTGAAGAAATGAGACAGATGTACAGACGGATTGACAACTTAGAG GGTTTTGTAAAGATGGTGGGAGCTAACATCAGCAGCATGGAGGAACAGGTCACACAGGCAGAGGGAGAGCTGGGATCGCTACCGGGCGCGTTCAAGAAGATCCTTCGCACAATGAGCGTCCCAGGCTTCTTAAAT AAACCAAACAGCCAGAGAAGAGCGGTGCCGCATCAGCGCCAAGAAATCCCCAGGGTGTTCCGGACGGACGATTACATCACATCCCAGCCTGAGCAGTGA